DNA from Candidatus Angelobacter sp.:
TGTGATCAGCCCGATGCGTTGCGGATATTTTGGTAGCCGACGTTTCCTTTCGGTCTCGAACAGCCCTTCCGCCGCAAGCTTCTGTTTGAGTTTCTCGAATGCGATTTGCAATGCTCCAACACCCTGCAACTCCACCGCGCGCACGATGAGCTGGTATTGCCCGCGCGCCTCATAGACCGTCACGTCGCCTTGCAGCAAAACTTTTTGCCCGTCTGCCAGCAGATGGCGGTGCGGGACCTTTTCGCGGCTAAACAGAACGCAGCTCAACTGCGACGCCGCGTCCTTGAGCGTGAAATAAATGTGCCCGGAACTTTGAGCGCGAAGATTTGTGACCTCGCCCGTGACCCAGATTGAACCGACCTGTTTCTCCAGCAACTGCTTGACCTGCGCTGTCAATTCGCTGACCGACAACACACGTCGGGTCTGTTCCGTCGGAAACAACTCGCCGAAGTCCCATTGTGATTTGGTTTGCTTGCTCATCCAATTTCCAATTCATTAACTCACAGATTGAAAGCGGAGAAAATACGGAAATTTCGACATCCTGTTGTGTTAGTCTTTGGGGCTGGTGCAACAAGAGGCGCTCTGTCCGCCAATCCCGATCAGCCCCCACCCCTGGATACAGATTTTTTTGACCTCATCGGTAGAATCAAAGGACATGGAACGCCCCTGTTGGCAAAACGTGTATTGAAGGATGTTTAGGAGCTTTATCGGAGAACGAGCAACATCAGCCTTGAAGGATATTATCGCGACATTGAAACTCGCGCTATTATTGGACGATTTGCAAAATCTGTTAACCAGCCAAAAGATTGGAAACGTCGACAAGACGACTTGGAAGAACTTATCCGCCGAGTTTATATACACACGACGTGTGACACGACCCAAACGCCTGTTCGACCGTACGAAAGCAAGCTTCACTCGATGATTCTTCGCATTTTGTCGGATAGGGATTCTATCTTGACCTTCAATTACGACCTCGTGATTGAAGAGTCGTTTGAGTCCGCAAAGCTTTGGAATCCGGTCACTGGATATGGTGTGACTACGGGCGGCAAAAGAGGTGATTGGTCTCGTCGTTGGCTCAAGAGTCATAAAGCAAATAAACGCGGCGGACAAAGCAAAATTCAACTCTTGAAATTACACGGCAGCGTCAATTGGACTCTTTACAATAATAAGACCATTCGATTGAAGCCGCGTCCATACGTCGTCCGAACCAAGAATCGCAATCCTTCATTTGAAAAAATCTCGATACTTGCGCCAGGTTGGAACAAGCCGATTCACAAAAATCCTTACAAAAGATTCTGGCGAGAGGCTCGGCTTCGACTCGAACAATGTAAGAGTCTCGTGATCTTAGGATATTCGTTGCCAGAAACTGATTTGTTAGCCAAAGCTTTGCTCGCTGAAGTGGTTCGCCTCCGTAGTGCCCGGGGCAATTGCCTTCGTGAACTGCATCTGTGTGATCCAAGCGATATTGTAAAACAACGCTTCATCGATCTTTTTACCCCGGCACTGGAATCGCGAGGACAAGTTTTTAGGTATGCGAACATCCAAGAGTTTGCCGACCGGATAAAGGCCTGACCGCTTGTTCGCTCTATAGTGTTTCTGAGATGCTCTGAATCCTGACCGCTTTGCCGCTGGCTTCATCAACTTCCACCACCACGCCCTGCAACAGAACCCGTTCCTTCGCCACTTCAAATCGCTGCGGTTGATTCGTCAAAAAGCGTTTGATGACCGGGTCGATCTCACGGCCCAGCACACTCTCGTGCGGGCCGGTAAAGCCGGCGTCGCAGAGGAAGGCGGTGCCACCCGGAAAAATCTGTTCGTCCGCCGTCTGCACGTGCGTGTGCGTGCCCACCACCGCGCTCACCTGCCCGTCCAGCATTCGCGCGAAGGCAATCTTTTCCGAGGTCGCCTCGGCATGAAAATCCACGAAGATGATGTTTGTCCGCCGCCGCAGGCGTTCGACTTCCTCGCGGCCCGACAAAAACGGATTCTCCAGCGCCGGCATGAACGTGCGCCCTTGAAGGTTCAGCACCGCAATCTGAACCGGGTTTTGAGTTTTTGATTTTGAATTTTGAATTTCAAACACCGCGCTCCCCTGCCCCGGCGTGCCAGGCGGATAGTTGAGGGGTCGGAGAAAACGCTTTTCGTTTTCGAGCAGTGCGCCGACTTCCTTCTGGTCCCAGAGATGGTCGCCGCTGGTAATCACGTCCACGCCCGCGGAAAAGATTTCATCCGCGGTCTTTGGCGTGATGCCCGAGCCACCGGCGGAATTCTCGCCGTTGGCGATGACGAAATCGAGCGCGTGGTGTTCGCGGAGTCCGGGCAGCAATTTCCCGACGGCGTTGCGCCCGGGTTGCCCCACGATGTCACCAATAAAAAGGACCTTCACAGGCGCAACAGTAGTGAAAGGACGCCAATTTGGAATTTCAAACTTCAAAATCCGTGCCGCAATTCATTTTCGGTTTGCCTTTCTGCGCAGGTTGCATTGTCGTGGCGTCATGAAAACCACGCGCTGCCTCCTGATTCCTGTCTTTTTGCTGCACCTGGCCGGCTATTCCGCCCGGGCGCATCCGGCTGATGACACCCGCGTCGTCGTCGGGGAAATGACCGTGGCGGCGAACAATCTCCTGGCGACGCTCACCTCCGAACAGGCGGCCAAAATCATTTACCCGTTGGACGACAAGGAGCGGTTCAACTGGCATTTTATTCCGCGCGAGCGCAACGGACTTCCATTCAAGGAAATGGCGCCGGAACAAAAGCACCTCGCGCACGCGCTGTTGAGCACGGCGTTGAGCCATCGCGGTTATGTGAAAGTCTCGACGATCATGAGTCTGGAGCAGGTGCTGCGCGACCTCGAGCAGGGCAAAGGCCCGGTCCGCGACCCGGAGCGTTATTTCGTGACGATTTTCGGCAAGCCGGACGCGAACGGCACCTGGGGTTGGCGGGTTGAAGGGCACCACCTCTCGCTCAACTTCATGATCGTTGATGGCAGTGAGATTTCCGTCACGCCGTCCTTCCTTGGCTCAAATCCCGGCGAAGTCCGGGAAGGACCGCGCAAAGGATTGCGCGTGCTCGGCGCGGAAGAGGACCTGGCGCGGCAACTGGTCAAGTCCTTGAGCGCGGAACAAACAGGGCAGGCCCTCTACACGAACACGGCGCCGCGAGAAATCATCACGGGCAACGACCGGAAGGCGCACGAGTTGACGCCCATGGGCATTTCCGCCGCAAAACTGAACAAGGCGCAAAACGAACTGCTCTGGCGGGTCATCGAAGAATACGTCGGCCGCTATCGTCCGGAGCTCGCGGACCAGGACCTGAAAAAGATCGAGAAGGCCGGAAGGCGGAAGCTTTTTTTCGCGTGGGCGGGCAGCATCGAACCGAAGCAAGGCCATTACTACCGGGTGCAGGGGCCGACATTCCTGTTGGAATACGACAACACCCAAAATGACGCGAACCACATTCACGCCGTCTGGCGCGATTTTGAGCACGATTTTGGCGAAGACGTGTTGCGCGAACATTACGACCGCGTGCCGCACGGCAAATAACTCCGTCCCACGTCAACCCGGACTCTGCCGTCATCCGTTCTGTCCACGGAGAGCCTTTGCGATTCCCATCCCCCTCGCCGCGTTTTCAATGATGCGATATGAGTGCCGAACTTGAGAGGCCGCGACGTTTGTCGGTTGGCGCCAAACTTTCCGTCGTCATCGAGGACATCGCCTTCGGCGGCGAGGGCGTCGCGCGTGCGGATGATTTTGTCATCTTCGTGCCATTCGTACTTCCCGGCGAGTCCGTCGAGGTCGAGATAAGGGAGGTACGGAAGACGTTTGCCCGGGCGAAACTGCTCGGGGTATTGAAGCCCGCGCCCGAACGCGTCACGGCGCAGTGCCGTTATTTCGGCGATTGTGGCGGTTGCCAGTATCAGCACATTGATTACCCGGCGCAGCTTCGGCTGAAACACAAACAAATCACCGACGTGTTTGAGCGCATCGGCGGATTTTCCGAATCTACCGTTGAACCGGTCATCCCGT
Protein-coding regions in this window:
- a CDS encoding SIR2 family protein, whose amino-acid sequence is MTFNYDLVIEESFESAKLWNPVTGYGVTTGGKRGDWSRRWLKSHKANKRGGQSKIQLLKLHGSVNWTLYNNKTIRLKPRPYVVRTKNRNPSFEKISILAPGWNKPIHKNPYKRFWREARLRLEQCKSLVILGYSLPETDLLAKALLAEVVRLRSARGNCLRELHLCDPSDIVKQRFIDLFTPALESRGQVFRYANIQEFADRIKA
- a CDS encoding TIGR00282 family metallophosphoesterase; translated protein: MKVLFIGDIVGQPGRNAVGKLLPGLREHHALDFVIANGENSAGGSGITPKTADEIFSAGVDVITSGDHLWDQKEVGALLENEKRFLRPLNYPPGTPGQGSAVFEIQNSKSKTQNPVQIAVLNLQGRTFMPALENPFLSGREEVERLRRRTNIIFVDFHAEATSEKIAFARMLDGQVSAVVGTHTHVQTADEQIFPGGTAFLCDAGFTGPHESVLGREIDPVIKRFLTNQPQRFEVAKERVLLQGVVVEVDEASGKAVRIQSISETL
- a CDS encoding DUF3500 domain-containing protein, with the translated sequence MKTTRCLLIPVFLLHLAGYSARAHPADDTRVVVGEMTVAANNLLATLTSEQAAKIIYPLDDKERFNWHFIPRERNGLPFKEMAPEQKHLAHALLSTALSHRGYVKVSTIMSLEQVLRDLEQGKGPVRDPERYFVTIFGKPDANGTWGWRVEGHHLSLNFMIVDGSEISVTPSFLGSNPGEVREGPRKGLRVLGAEEDLARQLVKSLSAEQTGQALYTNTAPREIITGNDRKAHELTPMGISAAKLNKAQNELLWRVIEEYVGRYRPELADQDLKKIEKAGRRKLFFAWAGSIEPKQGHYYRVQGPTFLLEYDNTQNDANHIHAVWRDFEHDFGEDVLREHYDRVPHGK